In Amphiprion ocellaris isolate individual 3 ecotype Okinawa chromosome 3, ASM2253959v1, whole genome shotgun sequence, one genomic interval encodes:
- the LOC111565679 gene encoding cytochrome P450 2F2-like isoform X3, with the protein MFLSLVLLGLCICFIILQLRPRRPKNFPPGPPVLPILGNLLHLNPQNPLEDLEKLRKSYGNVYSLFLGPKPIVVINGVKAMKEAMVIKAAEFAGRPQDTIVNDVFDVKGVILADYGTSWREHRRFALMTLRNFGLGKKSMEDRIHDEIQHTIKTLDESIGRTLCPQVMFHNVASNIICQVLFGTRYEYDDEFVTTIIQCVTEITKIFNGPWAMLYDCLPFIRNLPLPFNKAFKNIKRSSDLVLRLLNEHKNTRTPGEPRDFLDCYLDEMEKKAEDSSFSEDKLIFTALDLLFAGTDTTSNTLLTAFLYLMNHPHIQEQCQQEIDQVLEGKDQACFDDRHQMPYMQAVIHESQRIANTVSLSIFHCTTKDTELAGYSIPKGMMIVQNLSTVLKEEGQWKYPHEFNPDNFLNDQGEFVKPDAFIPFSAGPRMCLGEGLARMELFLIMVTLLRKFKFIWPEDAGKPDYTPIFGVTLTPKPYPMKVQHRL; encoded by the exons ATGTTTCTTTCACTTGTCCTGCTGGGGCTATGCATTTGCTTCATCATCCTTCAACTGAGGCCCAGGAGGCCCAAGAACTTCCCACCAGGACCCCCTGTCCTGCCCATCCTGGGGAACCTTTTGCACCTAAACCCACAGAACCCCTTGGAGGACTTGGAGAAA CTCAGGAAGTCTTATGGAAATGTCTACAGCCTGTTCCTTGGTCCTAAACCAATTGTAGTCATCAATGGGGTGAAGGCCATGAAGGAGGCTATGGTGATCAAGGCTGCTGAATTTGCTGGACGACCTCAAGACACAATTGTTAACGATGTCTTTGATGTAAAAG GAGTGATTCTGGCAGATTATGGCACTAGCTGGAGGGAGCATCGTCGCTTTGCTCTGATGACTTTGAGGAACTTTGGTCTGGGGAAGAAATCGATGGAGGACAGAATTCATGATGAGATTCAACACACCATTAAAACACTGGATGAAAGCATCG GCAGAACACTTTGTCCTCAAGTTATGTTTCATAATGTGGCTTCCAACATCATCTGCCAAGTTCTTTTTGGTACACGCTACGAGTATGATGACGAGTTTGTCACAACAATTATTCAGTGTGTCACAGAGATTACAAAGATCTTCAATGGACCGTGGGCGATG TTGTACGATTGTCTTCCTTTCATTCGTAACCTGCCACTGCCCTTCAACAAGGCCTTCAAGAatataaaa CGTTCTTCTGACCTTGTGCTGCGTTTGTTGAACGAGCACAAGAACACCAGAACCCCTGGAGAGCCTCGAGACTTTCTTGACTGCTACTTGGATGAAATGGAAAAG AAAGCAGAGGATTCTTCATTTTCAGAGGACAAACTCATATTTACTGCTCTAGATCTTCTGTTTGCTGGGACTGACACGACTTCCAACACCCTGcttactgcttttctttaccTTATGAATCACCCACACATACAAG AacaatgtcagcaggaaatagACCAGGTGTTGGAAGGGAAGGATCAGGCCTGTTTTGATGACAGACACCAGATGCCCTACATGCAG GCTGTCATCCATGAGTCGCAGAGAATTGCCAACACTGTTTCACTCAGCATCTTCCATTGTACGACTAAAGACACAGAGCTTGCAGGATATTCTATTCCAAAG GGTATGATGATTGTCCAGAATTTGAGCACAGTGCTGAAGGAGGAGGGACAGTGGAAATATCCTCATGAATTCAATCCTGATAACTTCCTCAATGACCAGGGAGAGTTTGTCAAACCAGACGCCTTCATCCCTTTCTCTGCAG GTCCTCGGATGTGTCTCGGAGAGGGTCTGGCTCGTATGGAGCTCTTCCTCATCATGGTGACTCTGCTGAGGAAGTTTAAGTTCATCTGGCCTGAGGATGCAGGAAAACCTGACTACACTCCGATCTTTGGGGTCACTTTAACTCCCAAACCTTATCCTATGAAGGTCCAACACAGGCTTTGA
- the LOC111565679 gene encoding cytochrome P450 2F2-like isoform X2: MFLSLVLLGLCICFIILQLRPRRPKNFPPGPPVLPILGNLLHLNPQNPLEDLEKLRKSYGDVYSLFLGSRPNVVINGVKAMKEAMVIKAAEFAGRPQDTFVNDVFNDNGVILADYGASWREHRRFALMTLRNFGLGKKSMEERIHDEIQHTIKTLDESIGKTLCPQVMFHNVASNIICQVLFGTRYEYDDEFITTIIQCATEIAKIANGLWAMLYDSFPFIRKLPLPFNKAFKNAKRSSELVLRLLNEHKKTRVPGEPRDFLDCYLDEMEKKAEDSSFSEDKLIFTALDLQFAGTDTTSNTLLTAFLYLMNHPHIQERCQQEIDRVLEGKDQACFDDRHQMPYMQAVIHESQRIANTVPLSVLHCTTKDTELMGYSIPKGMIIVQNLTSLHNEEGQWKYPHEFNPENFLNDQGEFVKPDAFMPFSAGPRVCLGEGLARMELFLIMVTLLRKFKFVWPEDAGEPDYTPIFGGTMTPKPYPMKVQHRL, translated from the exons ATGTTTCTTTCACTTGTCCTGCTGGGGCTATGCATTTGCTTCATCATCCTTCAACTGAGGCCCAGGAGGCCCAAGAACTTCCCACCAGGACCCCCTGTCCTGCCCATCCTGGGGAACCTTTTGCACCTAAACCCACAGAACCCCTTGGAGGACTTGGAGAAA TTGAGGAAGTCTTATGGAGATGTCTACAGTCTGTTCCTCGGTAGTAGACCAAACGTAGTCATCAATGGGGTGAAGGCCATGAAGGAGGCTATGGTGATCAAGGCTGCTGAATTTGCTGGACGACCTCAAGACACATTTGTTAATGATGTCTTCAACGATAATG GAGTGATTCTGGCAGATTATGGCGCTAGTTGGAGGGAGCATCGTCGCTTTGCTCTGATGACTTTGAGGAACTTTGGTCTGGGGAAGAAATCGATGGAGGAGAGAATTCATGATGAGATTCAACACACCATTAAAACATTGGATGAAAGCATCG GCAAAACTCTTTGTCCTCAAGTTATGTTTCATAATGTGGCTTCCAACATCATCTGCCAAGTTCTTTTTGGTACACGCTACGAGTAtgatgatgagttcatcacaaCAATTATTCAGTGCGCAACTGAGATTGCCAAGATCGCCAATGGACTGTGGGCAATG CTGTATGACTCTTTTCCCTTCATTCGTAAGCTGCCACTGCCCTTCAACAAGGCCTTCAAGAATGCAAAG cgttcTTCTGAACTTGTACTTCGTTTGTTGAACGAGCACAAGAAGACCAGAGTCCCTGGAGAGCCTCGAGACTTTCTTGACTGCTACCTGGATGAAATGGAAAAG AAAGCAGAGGATTCTTCATTTTCAGAGGACAAACTCATATTTACTGCTCTAGATCTTCAATTTGCTGGGACTGACACGACCTCCAACACCCTGcttactgcttttctttaccTTATGAACCACCCACACATACAAG AACGATGTCAGCAGGAAATAGACCGGGTGTTGGAAGGGAAGGATCAGGCCTGTTTTGATGACAGACACCAGATGCCCTACATGCAg GCTGTGATCCATGAGTCGCAGAGAATTGCCAACACTGTTCCACTCAGTGTCTTACATTGTACGACTAAAGACACAGAACTCATGGGATATTCCATTCCAAAG GGTATGATAATCGTCCAGAACTTGACCTCATTGCACAATGAGGAGGGTCAGTGGAAATATCCTCATGAATTCAACCCTGAAAACTTCCTCAATGACCAGGGAGAGTTTGTCAAACCAGATGCCTTCATGCCTTTCTCTGCAG GTCCTCGGGTGTGTCTTGGAGAGGGTCTGGCTCGTATGGAGCTCTTCCTCATCATGGTGACTCTGTTGAGGAAGTTTAAGTTCGTCTGGCCTGAGGATGCAGGAGAACCTGACTATACTCCAATCTTTGGGGGCACTATGACTCCAAAACCTTATCCCATGAAGGTTCAACACAGGCTTTGA
- the LOC111565679 gene encoding cytochrome P450 2F2-like isoform X1 produces the protein MFLSLVLLGLCICFIILQLRPKRPKNFPPGPPALPILGNILNVNPQNPLEDLDKLRKSYGDVYSLFLGSRPNVVINGVKAMKEAMVIKAAEFAGRPQDTFVNDVFNDNGVILADYGASWREHRRFALMTLRNFGLGKKSMEERIHDEIQHTIKTLDESIGKTLCPQVMFHNVASNIICQVLFGTRYEYDDEFITTIIQCATEIAKIANGLWAMLYDSFPFIRKLPLPFNKAFKNAKRSSELVLRLLNEHKKTRVPGEPRDFLDCYLDEMEKKAEDSSFSEDKLIFTALDLQFAGTDTTSNTLLTAFLYLMNHPHIQERCQQEIDRVLEGKDQACFDDRHQMPYMQAVIHESQRIANTVPLSVLHCTTKDTELMGYSIPKGMIIVQNLTSLHNEEGQWKYPHEFNPENFLNDQGEFVKPDAFMPFSAGPRVCLGEGLARMELFLIMVTLLRKFKFVWPEDAGEPDYTPIFGGTMTPKPYPMKVQHRL, from the exons ATGTTTCTTTCACTTGTCCTGCTGGGGCTATGCATTTGCTTCATCATCCTTCAACTGAGGCCCAAGAGGCCCAAGAACTTTCCACCTGGACCCCCTGCCCTGCCCATCCTGGGGAACATTTTGAACGTAAACCCACAGAACCCCTTGGAGGACTTGgataaa TTGAGGAAGTCTTATGGAGATGTCTACAGTCTGTTCCTCGGTAGTAGACCAAACGTAGTCATCAATGGGGTGAAGGCCATGAAGGAGGCTATGGTGATCAAGGCTGCTGAATTTGCTGGACGACCTCAAGACACATTTGTTAATGATGTCTTCAACGATAATG GAGTGATTCTGGCAGATTATGGCGCTAGTTGGAGGGAGCATCGTCGCTTTGCTCTGATGACTTTGAGGAACTTTGGTCTGGGGAAGAAATCGATGGAGGAGAGAATTCATGATGAGATTCAACACACCATTAAAACATTGGATGAAAGCATCG GCAAAACTCTTTGTCCTCAAGTTATGTTTCATAATGTGGCTTCCAACATCATCTGCCAAGTTCTTTTTGGTACACGCTACGAGTAtgatgatgagttcatcacaaCAATTATTCAGTGCGCAACTGAGATTGCCAAGATCGCCAATGGACTGTGGGCAATG CTGTATGACTCTTTTCCCTTCATTCGTAAGCTGCCACTGCCCTTCAACAAGGCCTTCAAGAATGCAAAG cgttcTTCTGAACTTGTACTTCGTTTGTTGAACGAGCACAAGAAGACCAGAGTCCCTGGAGAGCCTCGAGACTTTCTTGACTGCTACCTGGATGAAATGGAAAAG AAAGCAGAGGATTCTTCATTTTCAGAGGACAAACTCATATTTACTGCTCTAGATCTTCAATTTGCTGGGACTGACACGACCTCCAACACCCTGcttactgcttttctttaccTTATGAACCACCCACACATACAAG AACGATGTCAGCAGGAAATAGACCGGGTGTTGGAAGGGAAGGATCAGGCCTGTTTTGATGACAGACACCAGATGCCCTACATGCAg GCTGTGATCCATGAGTCGCAGAGAATTGCCAACACTGTTCCACTCAGTGTCTTACATTGTACGACTAAAGACACAGAACTCATGGGATATTCCATTCCAAAG GGTATGATAATCGTCCAGAACTTGACCTCATTGCACAATGAGGAGGGTCAGTGGAAATATCCTCATGAATTCAACCCTGAAAACTTCCTCAATGACCAGGGAGAGTTTGTCAAACCAGATGCCTTCATGCCTTTCTCTGCAG GTCCTCGGGTGTGTCTTGGAGAGGGTCTGGCTCGTATGGAGCTCTTCCTCATCATGGTGACTCTGTTGAGGAAGTTTAAGTTCGTCTGGCCTGAGGATGCAGGAGAACCTGACTATACTCCAATCTTTGGGGGCACTATGACTCCAAAACCTTATCCCATGAAGGTTCAACACAGGCTTTGA
- the LOC111579895 gene encoding cytochrome P450 2C31-like isoform X1, protein MHLLHHPSTEAQEAQELSTRTPCPAHPGEHFAPKPTEPLGGLGESKTLCPQVMFHNAAFNIICQVLFGTRYEYDDEFITTIIQCVTEVAKIANGPWAMLYDTLPFIRKLPLPFNKAFKNVKRSSELVLRLLNEHKKTRVPGEPRDFLGCYLDEMEKKAEDSSFSEDKLIFTALDLLFAGTDTTSNTLLTAFLYLMNHPHIQEQCQQEIDRVLEGKDQACFDDRHQMPYMQAVIHESQRIANTVPLSVFHSTTKDSELMGYSIPKGMMIIQNLSSVLNEEGQWKYPHEFNPENFLNDQGEFVKPDAFMPFSAGPRMCLGEGLARMELFLIMVTLLRKFKFIWPEDAGKPDYTPIFGGTVTPKPYPMKVQHRL, encoded by the exons ATGCATTTGCTTCATCATCCTTCAACTGAGGCCCAGGAGGCCCAAGAACTTTCCACCAGGACCCCCTGTCCTGCCCATCCTGGGGAACATTTTGCACCTAAACCTACAGAACCCCTTGGAGGACTTGGAGAAA GCAAAACTCTTTGTCCTCAAGTTATGTTTCATAATGCGGCCTTCAACATCATCTGCCAAGTTCTTTTCGGTACACGCTATGAGTAtgatgatgagttcatcacaaCAATTATCCAGTGTGTCACAGAGGTTGCCAAGATCGCCAATGGACCATGGGCGATG CTGTATGACACTCTTCCCTTTATTCGTAAGCTGCCACTGCCCTTCAACAAGGCCTTCAAGAATGTCAAG cgttcTTCTGAACTTGTACTTCGTTTGTTGAACGAGCACAAGAAGACCAGAGTCCCTGGAGAGCCTCGAGACTTTCTTGGCTGCTACCTGGATGAAATGGAAAAG AAAGCAGAGGATTCTTCATTTTCAGAGGACAAACTCATATTTACTGCTCTAGATCTTCTGTTTGCTGGGACTGACACGACTTCCAACACCCTGCTAACTGCCTTTCTTTACCTTATGAATCACCCACACATACAAG AacaatgtcagcaggaaatagACCGGGTGTTGGAAGGGAAGGATCAGGCCTGTTTTGATGACAGACACCAGATGCCCTACATGCAG GCTGTGATCCATGAGTCGCAGAGGATTGCCAACACTGTTCCACTCAGTGTCTTTCATTCTACGACTAAAGACTCAGAACTCATGGGATATTCCATTCCAAAG GGTATGATGATCATCCAGAACTTGAGCTCAGTGCTGAATGAGGAGGGTCAGTGGAAATACCCTCATGAATTCAACCCTGAAAACTTCCTCAATGACCAGGGAGAGTTTGTCAAACCAGATGCCTTCATGCCTTTCTCTGCAG GTCCTCGGATGTGTCTTGGAGAGGGTCTGGCTCGTATGGAGCTCTTCCTCATCATGGTGACTCTGTTGAGAAAGTTTAAGTTCATCTGGCCTGAGGATGCAGGAAAACCTGACTATACTCCCATCTTTGGGGGCACTGTAACTCCCAAACCTTATCCCATGAAGGTCCAACACAGGCTTTAA
- the LOC111579895 gene encoding cytochrome P450 2F2-like isoform X2 produces the protein MFHNAAFNIICQVLFGTRYEYDDEFITTIIQCVTEVAKIANGPWAMLYDTLPFIRKLPLPFNKAFKNVKRSSELVLRLLNEHKKTRVPGEPRDFLGCYLDEMEKKAEDSSFSEDKLIFTALDLLFAGTDTTSNTLLTAFLYLMNHPHIQEQCQQEIDRVLEGKDQACFDDRHQMPYMQAVIHESQRIANTVPLSVFHSTTKDSELMGYSIPKGMMIIQNLSSVLNEEGQWKYPHEFNPENFLNDQGEFVKPDAFMPFSAGPRMCLGEGLARMELFLIMVTLLRKFKFIWPEDAGKPDYTPIFGGTVTPKPYPMKVQHRL, from the exons ATGTTTCATAATGCGGCCTTCAACATCATCTGCCAAGTTCTTTTCGGTACACGCTATGAGTAtgatgatgagttcatcacaaCAATTATCCAGTGTGTCACAGAGGTTGCCAAGATCGCCAATGGACCATGGGCGATG CTGTATGACACTCTTCCCTTTATTCGTAAGCTGCCACTGCCCTTCAACAAGGCCTTCAAGAATGTCAAG cgttcTTCTGAACTTGTACTTCGTTTGTTGAACGAGCACAAGAAGACCAGAGTCCCTGGAGAGCCTCGAGACTTTCTTGGCTGCTACCTGGATGAAATGGAAAAG AAAGCAGAGGATTCTTCATTTTCAGAGGACAAACTCATATTTACTGCTCTAGATCTTCTGTTTGCTGGGACTGACACGACTTCCAACACCCTGCTAACTGCCTTTCTTTACCTTATGAATCACCCACACATACAAG AacaatgtcagcaggaaatagACCGGGTGTTGGAAGGGAAGGATCAGGCCTGTTTTGATGACAGACACCAGATGCCCTACATGCAG GCTGTGATCCATGAGTCGCAGAGGATTGCCAACACTGTTCCACTCAGTGTCTTTCATTCTACGACTAAAGACTCAGAACTCATGGGATATTCCATTCCAAAG GGTATGATGATCATCCAGAACTTGAGCTCAGTGCTGAATGAGGAGGGTCAGTGGAAATACCCTCATGAATTCAACCCTGAAAACTTCCTCAATGACCAGGGAGAGTTTGTCAAACCAGATGCCTTCATGCCTTTCTCTGCAG GTCCTCGGATGTGTCTTGGAGAGGGTCTGGCTCGTATGGAGCTCTTCCTCATCATGGTGACTCTGTTGAGAAAGTTTAAGTTCATCTGGCCTGAGGATGCAGGAAAACCTGACTATACTCCCATCTTTGGGGGCACTGTAACTCCCAAACCTTATCCCATGAAGGTCCAACACAGGCTTTAA